In a single window of the Pantanalinema sp. genome:
- a CDS encoding GNAT family N-acetyltransferase — protein sequence MPALPQLQTPRLLLRPLVESDAEAVFAYCSNPNVSRYTLWEPHRTLDDALVYIRDYALPKYEKGIPEPFAIVLKEQGDRVIGTVGAFWASEPNRCLELAYALAEPYWGQGIVAEAAQAVRDFVFAEHPIERLQCRCKVENAPSARVMEKVGMKWEGTLRASIFHRDRFWDMHYYSLLRSEWERLR from the coding sequence ATGCCCGCCCTTCCCCAGCTACAGACGCCGCGCCTCTTGCTTCGGCCGCTCGTGGAGAGCGATGCGGAGGCCGTCTTCGCCTACTGCTCCAACCCCAACGTCTCGCGCTACACCTTGTGGGAACCACACCGGACGCTCGACGATGCGCTGGTGTACATCCGGGATTACGCCCTTCCCAAGTACGAGAAGGGGATTCCCGAGCCCTTCGCGATCGTCTTGAAGGAGCAGGGCGATCGCGTGATCGGGACGGTTGGCGCCTTCTGGGCGTCCGAGCCGAACCGATGCCTGGAGCTCGCCTATGCGCTCGCCGAGCCCTACTGGGGGCAAGGGATCGTGGCGGAGGCCGCGCAGGCCGTGAGGGATTTCGTGTTCGCGGAGCACCCCATCGAGCGCCTGCAGTGCCGCTGCAAGGTGGAGAACGCGCCGAGCGCGCGCGTCATGGAGAAGGTCGGCATGAAGTGGGAGGGCACCCTGCGGGCTTCCATTTTCCATCGCGATCGCTTCTGGGACATGCATTACTATTCGCTGCTGCGATCCGAGTGGGAGCGCTTGCGCTGA
- a CDS encoding glutathione peroxidase, with the protein MLYDFQVDRLNGTPVSLSDYRGKVLLIVNTASECGLTPQYKGLQELHDSYQAQGLKVLGFPSNDFGAQEPGSNEQIGQFCSANYGVGFDMFAKLPVKGEAQAPLYQYLTTQPGVEGEIRWNFDKFLVDRAGKVIKRFHPKTEPTDPEVIKAVQEALKAQG; encoded by the coding sequence CTGCTCTACGATTTTCAGGTCGACCGCCTCAACGGCACGCCGGTTTCCCTGTCGGACTATCGCGGCAAGGTCCTGCTGATCGTCAACACCGCCTCCGAGTGCGGTCTCACCCCGCAGTACAAGGGTCTTCAGGAGTTGCACGATTCCTACCAGGCGCAGGGGCTGAAGGTGCTGGGCTTCCCCTCGAACGACTTCGGCGCCCAAGAGCCCGGCAGCAACGAGCAGATCGGGCAGTTCTGCTCGGCCAACTACGGCGTCGGCTTCGACATGTTCGCCAAGCTCCCCGTCAAGGGTGAGGCCCAGGCGCCCCTCTACCAGTACCTGACGACCCAACCCGGCGTCGAAGGCGAGATCCGCTGGAACTTCGACAAGTTCCTGGTGGATCGCGCAGGTAAGGTCATCAAGCGCTTCCACCCCAAGACCGAGCCCACCGATCCCGAGGTGATCAAGGCCGTTCAAGAGGCGCTAAAGGCACAGGGCTAA